In Micropterus dolomieu isolate WLL.071019.BEF.003 ecotype Adirondacks linkage group LG17, ASM2129224v1, whole genome shotgun sequence, one genomic interval encodes:
- the LOC123985387 gene encoding olfactory receptor 10A3-like yields MINSTLSNLSYFILGAYLHVGNLRYFYFLITALLYIVIVAVNTSLIVVICLNRSLHEPMYLFLCSLFVNELYGSTGLFPFLLLQILSDIHTVSVPFCYLQIFCLYTYGHVQFSNLAVMSYDRYLAICYPLQYNTRMTLNKVFILIIVVWLYSFVKFLMTLSLNIRLTQCGNIINSLYCQNYLVVKLACSDTRLNDIYGLVGIVFSVVIPLLLIFCSYIKILKVCFAASKQTRQKAVSTCTPQLVSLLNFSFGCSFEILQSRFDMTGVPSVLRIILSLYFLIVQPLLNPIMYGMQMSKIRRTFKRLFCFKLLTGQRLVKVQ; encoded by the coding sequence ATGATAAATTCAACTTTATCcaatttatcttattttattctAGGAGCTTATTTGCATGTTGGAAACTTAAGATACTTttatttcctgataactgcttTGCTTTACATTGTAATTGTTGCTGTCAACACGTCTCTCATTGTGGTTATCTGTCTGAACAGAAGCTTACATGAACCTATGTACCTTTTTCTGTGCAGCCTGTTTGTAAATGAGCTGTATGGTAGTACAGGGTTGTTTCCATTCCTTCTGCTTCAGATTCTCtctgacattcacactgtttctGTTCCCTTTTGCTACCTGCAGATTTTCTGTTTGTATACATATGGACATGTACAATTTAGTAACTTAGCCGTCATGTCTTATGACAGATATCTTGCTATCTGTTATCCTCTACAATATAACACACGCATGACTTTGAACAAGGTGTTTATCCTTATTATTGTGGTATGGTTGTACTCTTTTGTGAAATTTCTAATGACTTTGTCCTTAAACATCCGGTTGACACAGTGTGGAAACATCATTAACAGTTTATATTGTCAGAACTACCTAGTAGTTAAGTTGGCGTGTTCTGACACCAGACTGAATGACATTTATGGACTTGTTGgtattgttttctctgttgtcaTCCCCCTGCTTCTAATCTTTTGTTCTTACATAAAAATTCTTAaggtttgttttgctgcttccaAACAGACCAGACAGAAAGCTGTCAGTACCTGCACACCTCAGCTTGTGTCTCTGTTGAACTTTTCTTTTGGCTGCAGCTTTGAGATACTTCAGAGCAGATTTGATATGACCGGTGTTCCCAGTGTGCTGCGTATCATTCTGTCTCTGTATTTTCTCATCGTACAACCGCTTTTGAATCCTATCATGTATGGAATGCAAATGTCCAAAATCCGAAGAACATTTAAGcgtctgttctgttttaaactGTTGACTGGTCAGAGACTCGTCAAAGTACAATAA